A genomic window from Sulfurimonas paralvinellae includes:
- a CDS encoding ABC transporter substrate-binding protein, with product MKKRLLALFSLFILFFTACNQQQEKPLHIATNSWIGYAPLFYAKEKGYLGELNIKLITNVSLAEAADVYDIGKAEMVTTTQHEYYSLKNSGHKIVPVILFDRSNGGDLILSNKSLEELKSAKKIFAYLEIDSINAEILKDFIKHYNIDEKKITFINKDQAQIEEIEPLKSENMLIVTYVPYNLKLQKKGFKEVASTKNMNTIMVIDALCANKNIITQEAKRLQKLKHIIDRSIDELTADKKSSYKLIKSYLGNMSYNDYVESFQLIKWINKPSPQLLKRIEPMGYKKEDLIQ from the coding sequence ATGAAAAAGAGACTCTTAGCCTTATTCAGCTTGTTTATTTTATTTTTCACGGCATGTAATCAACAGCAGGAAAAGCCGCTTCATATTGCGACAAATTCATGGATAGGCTATGCACCGCTTTTTTACGCAAAAGAAAAAGGGTATCTGGGTGAACTTAACATTAAACTTATAACAAATGTTTCCCTTGCAGAAGCAGCAGATGTCTACGATATTGGCAAAGCTGAGATGGTGACAACGACACAGCATGAGTACTACTCTTTAAAAAATTCCGGACATAAGATTGTACCTGTCATTTTATTTGACCGCTCGAACGGAGGTGATCTCATTCTATCAAATAAATCTCTTGAGGAACTAAAAAGCGCCAAAAAAATATTTGCCTATCTGGAAATTGACTCTATCAACGCTGAAATTCTCAAAGATTTTATAAAACACTACAATATCGATGAAAAAAAGATCACCTTTATCAATAAAGATCAGGCACAGATCGAAGAGATAGAACCTCTTAAAAGCGAAAACATGCTGATAGTCACCTATGTGCCTTACAATTTAAAACTACAGAAAAAAGGTTTTAAAGAGGTCGCTTCTACAAAAAATATGAACACTATTATGGTGATTGATGCACTGTGTGCCAATAAAAATATAATAACGCAGGAAGCAAAACGACTTCAAAAACTCAAACATATTATCGACAGATCCATCGATGAACTCACAGCAGATAAAAAAAGCTCTTACAAGCTTATAAAATCTTATCTCGGTAATATGAGCTACAACGATTACGTTGAGTCATTTCAACTCATTAAATGGATAAACAAGCCTTCTCCACAACTCTTAAAACGGATAGAACCAATGGGATATAAAAAAGAAGACCTGATACAATGA
- a CDS encoding quinone-dependent dihydroorotate dehydrogenase → MINYESIKPLLFKLQPENAHHIAECVLRLPNICQIPFNPFLESHFITDDILTQDIFGRKFYNPVGLGAGFDKNATMIRGMQILGFGFTEIGTVTPKPQPGNPKPRMWRHIEEKSIQNAMGFNNDGAYKVVKRLKQRYPFSTPIGINIGKNKITPEKEAINDYTHLIKAFDGLGDYFVINISSPNTPGLRDLQNEAFITRLFAEAKALTKMPILLKIAPDMTPEDAVALTTLAVQKGADGIIATNTTIDYSLVPHPHAVGGLSGAVLKEKSFAIFEAIAKELYAKTTLISVGGIDSAEEAYKRIKAGASLVQILSGIVFGGPDMIMNINKELIELLRADGYTNISQAVGADRK, encoded by the coding sequence ATGATAAACTATGAATCTATAAAACCTTTGCTCTTTAAGCTGCAGCCAGAAAATGCACACCATATCGCTGAATGCGTGCTCAGACTGCCAAATATCTGCCAAATTCCTTTCAACCCCTTTTTAGAGTCACACTTTATCACTGATGATATCCTCACGCAGGATATCTTCGGACGTAAGTTTTACAACCCTGTCGGTCTTGGAGCAGGATTTGATAAAAATGCCACAATGATTCGAGGCATGCAAATCCTCGGGTTTGGTTTTACCGAGATCGGTACCGTCACACCAAAACCACAGCCCGGCAATCCAAAACCGAGAATGTGGCGCCACATAGAAGAAAAAAGCATCCAAAATGCCATGGGCTTTAACAATGACGGTGCTTATAAGGTCGTCAAAAGACTTAAACAACGCTATCCTTTCTCTACACCGATCGGTATCAATATCGGAAAGAACAAGATAACTCCGGAAAAAGAAGCGATAAACGACTACACGCATCTCATCAAAGCCTTTGACGGTTTGGGAGATTACTTCGTCATCAATATCTCTTCGCCAAATACTCCGGGACTGCGTGACCTTCAAAATGAAGCGTTCATCACAAGACTCTTTGCAGAAGCAAAAGCACTGACAAAGATGCCGATACTTCTGAAAATCGCTCCGGACATGACACCTGAAGATGCTGTAGCACTCACAACGTTAGCAGTACAAAAAGGTGCAGACGGCATCATCGCAACCAACACGACCATAGATTACTCACTTGTGCCACACCCTCACGCAGTAGGCGGGCTTAGCGGAGCAGTACTCAAAGAGAAAAGCTTTGCCATTTTTGAAGCCATTGCAAAAGAGCTTTATGCAAAGACGACACTTATCTCTGTCGGAGGAATTGATTCTGCAGAGGAAGCATATAAGCGCATCAAAGCCGGCGCTTCTCTTGTTCAGATACTCAGCGGCATCGTATTTGGCGGACCGGACATGATAATGAACATCAACAAAGAGCTCATAGAGCTGCTGCGTGCTGATGGCTACACAAATATCAGCCAGGCTGTCGGAGCGGATAGAAAATAA
- a CDS encoding DUF4136 domain-containing protein, with the protein MVFLVSCSTLSVNVDYDEGYDFSRVKSFSIKHYAKEGESELVNKRITDALRKTLEFRGYKYVQKGADMVFVYHYGAKDKVNITTDYQMIGYRGFGYGGAMIATPRTYNYTEGTIVVDGLDPKTKKIVYRTVGTLELQEQKTPQEKRKYTNKIIQELMQKFPPEK; encoded by the coding sequence GTGGTTTTTTTAGTTAGTTGTTCAACGCTTAGCGTTAATGTAGATTATGATGAAGGGTATGATTTTTCCAGAGTGAAAAGTTTTAGCATCAAACATTATGCTAAAGAAGGTGAGAGTGAGCTGGTCAATAAACGAATAACAGATGCACTCCGTAAAACGCTGGAATTTCGAGGATACAAGTATGTACAAAAGGGTGCAGATATGGTTTTTGTTTACCATTACGGCGCAAAAGACAAGGTGAATATAACGACTGATTATCAAATGATTGGTTATCGTGGTTTTGGTTATGGTGGTGCGATGATCGCCACACCGCGAACTTACAACTATACTGAGGGAACGATTGTTGTAGATGGTCTTGATCCAAAAACAAAAAAGATCGTTTACAGAACTGTAGGTACTCTGGAGTTACAAGAGCAGAAAACTCCACAAGAAAAACGAAAATATACCAACAAAATCATTCAAGAATTGATGCAGAAATTTCCACCTGAGAAATAA
- a CDS encoding WD40 repeat domain-containing protein: MLKLLSLLLLFTFLQAKEISPLHKFKAVGYVSDFVVTPTRLYAAGDEGIVTVFDLKTKKITELIEVEPIVTDTGELQAPRILSIDYNNGKLLLVSIGKDFYRDVWIYKDHKLTKIIGQKAKLTIKEARFIDDEKILLATFASEIILHDRSEHYNIYKRHITQSTLGDITLTQDKKHVVMADESGEVRILDVTSSQTLQVLKSENVDNVFHVAHANGITITAGQDRRVAVYNKKRAPYHLKSDFLVYCVGITPSGKTGIYSSGVKNKLQLFSTHTKQKLDILTGHSALVNQIKFINEKELYSSENSPFIYYWKLQ, encoded by the coding sequence TTGCTCAAACTTCTTTCACTTTTGCTTCTTTTTACGTTTTTACAGGCAAAAGAGATCTCACCCCTGCACAAATTCAAAGCTGTCGGTTATGTCAGTGATTTTGTCGTTACACCGACTAGACTTTATGCTGCAGGAGATGAAGGCATTGTCACAGTATTTGATCTTAAAACGAAAAAAATCACAGAACTCATTGAGGTGGAACCTATCGTTACAGATACAGGAGAGCTACAGGCACCGAGAATTTTAAGTATTGATTATAACAACGGCAAACTGCTTCTTGTATCAATCGGTAAAGATTTTTACAGAGATGTTTGGATCTATAAAGATCATAAACTTACAAAAATAATCGGGCAAAAAGCAAAACTGACCATTAAAGAAGCACGTTTCATTGATGATGAGAAGATACTGCTTGCCACATTCGCTTCTGAGATTATCCTGCATGACAGGAGTGAACACTATAACATTTACAAAAGACATATCACACAAAGCACACTCGGAGACATTACCCTCACGCAAGACAAAAAGCATGTTGTTATGGCTGATGAGAGTGGAGAAGTACGCATTTTAGATGTTACGAGTTCTCAAACTCTGCAGGTTCTTAAAAGTGAAAATGTAGATAATGTTTTTCATGTTGCTCACGCAAACGGTATAACAATAACGGCTGGACAGGACAGACGCGTGGCAGTGTATAACAAAAAAAGAGCTCCCTACCATCTTAAAAGCGATTTTCTCGTCTACTGTGTAGGCATAACACCAAGCGGGAAAACCGGCATCTATTCAAGCGGAGTTAAAAACAAACTGCAGCTTTTTTCTACACACACGAAACAAAAACTCGACATACTGACAGGGCATTCAGCTCTTGTGAACCAGATAAAGTTCATTAACGAAAAAGAGCTCTACAGCAGTGAGAATAGCCCCTTTATATATTATTGGAAACTACAGTAA
- the murJ gene encoding murein biosynthesis integral membrane protein MurJ, with amino-acid sequence MFKAIFTNSFGILFSRILGFIRDLLTASVLGASLYSDIFFIAFKLPNLFRRIFAEGAFTQVFIPAFARSRHKAVFSIHIFIVFLSIILIITLLVNLLPELFTKAIATGFSAETIETAAPYVAINFWYLPLIFCVTFLASILQYRHHFATTAFATALLNLSLIAALLLSRNKESAEIVYYLSFGVVIGGILQLVAHITAIYKMGLCRLLIGGFKHLREKSRLITEDTKKFRGNFFPAIWGNSTAQISAFLDTFLASFLATGSISYLYYANRIFQLPLALFAIATSVALFPRVAKYLKNADEEKALQNLQKAFWFLIFLLTASAIGGIVLSHEIITLLFQRGAFDAQDTEHTAVVLTMYLIGLLPFGLQKLFVLWLYAKEQQMRAAKIATISLAVYIVFALAFISPLGVAGLALASTLGGFASLFFTIKVFGVKNFFVILRSKNLLYLVVSAILFTALLVVFKDFISVYI; translated from the coding sequence ATGTTTAAAGCAATATTCACCAATAGTTTTGGTATTTTATTTTCTCGAATTCTCGGATTTATCAGGGATCTTTTAACAGCGTCTGTACTTGGAGCCTCTCTCTACAGCGACATCTTTTTTATTGCTTTTAAACTACCAAATCTCTTTCGCAGAATCTTCGCCGAAGGCGCTTTCACGCAGGTCTTCATTCCGGCATTTGCACGCAGTCGGCATAAAGCGGTCTTTTCTATCCATATCTTTATCGTTTTTCTCTCTATTATCCTGATTATAACGCTTCTGGTAAACCTGCTTCCAGAGCTCTTTACAAAAGCCATAGCGACAGGTTTCAGTGCTGAGACTATCGAGACCGCAGCACCTTATGTCGCCATAAATTTCTGGTATCTGCCACTCATCTTTTGTGTCACATTTTTAGCTTCCATACTGCAGTACAGACACCACTTTGCGACGACGGCTTTTGCAACAGCACTCCTAAACCTCTCTCTCATCGCCGCTTTGCTTCTCTCACGCAACAAAGAGAGTGCCGAGATCGTTTACTATCTTAGTTTTGGTGTTGTTATCGGCGGTATTTTACAGCTAGTTGCTCACATCACAGCTATCTATAAAATGGGACTTTGCAGGCTGCTTATTGGCGGTTTTAAGCATCTGCGTGAGAAATCGCGTCTTATCACAGAAGATACAAAAAAATTCCGCGGCAATTTCTTCCCTGCCATCTGGGGAAATTCAACAGCGCAGATATCCGCCTTTTTAGATACTTTCTTAGCCTCGTTTTTGGCAACGGGCTCCATCTCTTACCTTTATTATGCAAATAGAATATTTCAGCTTCCATTAGCGCTTTTTGCCATTGCAACCTCTGTCGCACTTTTTCCAAGAGTTGCCAAATATCTCAAAAATGCCGATGAAGAAAAAGCCCTGCAAAACCTGCAAAAAGCTTTCTGGTTCTTGATATTTTTGCTCACAGCAAGCGCCATCGGCGGCATCGTCCTTTCTCATGAGATCATTACGCTGTTGTTCCAACGAGGTGCTTTTGACGCACAAGACACAGAGCACACAGCCGTCGTTTTGACGATGTATCTCATAGGACTGCTTCCGTTTGGTCTGCAAAAGCTCTTTGTACTCTGGCTCTATGCAAAAGAGCAGCAAATGCGTGCGGCCAAGATAGCGACGATCTCATTGGCCGTTTACATCGTCTTTGCACTCGCTTTTATCTCTCCTTTGGGTGTGGCCGGTCTTGCCCTTGCCAGTACGCTCGGCGGGTTTGCCAGCCTGTTTTTCACCATTAAAGTTTTCGGAGTGAAAAACTTTTTTGTTATACTTCGCTCAAAGAACCTGCTCTATCTTGTTGTGAGCGCTATTTTATTTACTGCTTTGTTGGTAGTTTTTAAGGATTTTATCAGTGTATATATATGA
- a CDS encoding putative bifunctional diguanylate cyclase/phosphodiesterase: MKNISIKFFTIIALLLLLANGSYIFYNFFQDSKNTTATLLEENIQVNLLNLKHFLDKNLKTNNINQLTAYLDNIVHSNTLISDIHIINDEKKLLYATDRDETLFHKGIECTPLTDIIHTDIFNEECYSFSVKLYNGLTPYYYTTDVYLNKEYLDSLMKDKILKYTTLFVLSFVFFMFLLWAIINMLVVKPLELLRQFAYYSTKVPQQFFIQELESIRYSLDLTFKRLKDEQRELFNISTKDPLSGLYNRLSLMEKINWLISKGKRSNAQFALLFLDLDNFKNINDSRGHEFGDEVLQHVAKVLLSSVRDNDIVSRIGGDEFVIVLPDLQDNEAILEVIHRIQELLNKPIVIDNYKYNVTCSIGITIYPKDGQDVTALLKNADIAMYKSKDLGKNNFHFFTEKLNDEIQEKIHLQRLMSSALEEGHFHLYYQPKVDIKSNKIVGCEALIRLIDPIHGLIPPDKFIYLAEENNFIIPLGEWIIEEATRQLKSWENTPLQDLRLAINISGVQFKDKQLIPTLQDAIGKIDKNKLEIELTESVLMTDFDDKLDIIKKFKDLGLRLSLDDFGTGYSSLSYLKKIPFDTLKIDKSFIDDLQNKKDQSFVNMIVTIADELELDVVAEGVENKEQLEYLKRMKCEQYQGYYCSKPLPAKEFEALFLDHTCH, translated from the coding sequence ATGAAAAACATATCTATAAAGTTTTTTACAATTATTGCCCTGCTTCTTCTTCTTGCAAACGGCAGCTATATTTTTTATAATTTTTTTCAGGATTCAAAAAATACCACAGCGACTCTGCTCGAAGAAAATATTCAGGTAAATCTCCTCAACCTCAAACACTTTTTAGATAAGAATCTTAAAACAAACAACATCAATCAACTGACAGCATACCTTGACAATATCGTCCACAGTAACACACTTATTTCTGACATTCATATCATAAATGATGAAAAAAAACTGCTCTATGCAACAGACAGAGATGAAACTCTTTTTCACAAAGGCATAGAGTGTACACCTTTGACAGATATCATCCACACTGATATCTTCAATGAAGAGTGTTACAGTTTCTCAGTAAAACTCTATAATGGTCTCACACCTTACTATTACACAACAGATGTCTATCTCAATAAAGAGTACCTCGATTCTCTTATGAAAGATAAAATACTCAAGTATACGACTCTTTTTGTTCTCAGTTTTGTCTTCTTTATGTTTCTTTTATGGGCAATAATCAACATGCTTGTTGTAAAACCGCTTGAACTCCTGCGACAGTTTGCCTATTACTCCACAAAAGTTCCTCAGCAGTTTTTCATTCAGGAGCTTGAAAGTATCCGATACTCTCTTGACCTTACTTTTAAACGACTTAAGGATGAACAGCGTGAACTTTTCAACATTTCGACAAAAGACCCCTTAAGCGGTCTTTACAACCGCCTGAGTCTTATGGAAAAAATAAACTGGCTTATTTCAAAAGGCAAACGCTCCAACGCTCAGTTTGCCCTTCTCTTTTTAGATCTGGACAATTTTAAGAACATCAACGACTCCAGAGGTCATGAGTTTGGAGACGAGGTTCTTCAGCATGTTGCAAAAGTTCTGCTTTCTTCGGTAAGGGACAATGACATAGTCTCGAGAATCGGCGGTGATGAGTTTGTCATCGTTTTACCTGATCTACAAGACAATGAAGCCATTTTGGAAGTCATTCACAGAATTCAGGAACTGCTAAACAAACCTATTGTTATTGACAACTATAAATACAACGTAACCTGCAGTATAGGTATCACTATCTATCCAAAAGACGGTCAAGACGTTACAGCTCTTTTGAAAAATGCAGATATCGCCATGTACAAATCAAAAGATCTTGGCAAAAACAACTTTCACTTTTTCACAGAAAAACTCAATGATGAGATACAGGAAAAAATACATCTGCAACGCTTGATGTCCTCTGCTTTGGAAGAAGGTCATTTCCACCTCTATTATCAGCCAAAAGTTGATATCAAATCAAATAAGATAGTCGGCTGTGAAGCACTCATTCGCCTTATTGATCCTATTCACGGTCTTATTCCGCCAGACAAGTTCATTTATCTTGCAGAAGAGAACAACTTCATCATTCCTCTTGGAGAGTGGATCATTGAAGAGGCGACAAGACAGTTGAAGTCGTGGGAAAATACGCCACTTCAAGATCTACGTCTTGCTATCAATATCTCAGGTGTACAGTTCAAAGATAAGCAACTTATCCCTACGCTGCAAGATGCTATTGGAAAAATTGATAAAAATAAACTTGAGATAGAATTGACTGAATCCGTTTTAATGACGGATTTTGATGATAAACTCGATATAATCAAAAAGTTCAAAGATCTTGGCCTGCGGCTCTCTCTTGATGATTTTGGTACGGGTTACTCATCACTCTCATATCTGAAAAAGATCCCTTTTGACACACTGAAGATCGACAAAAGTTTCATCGATGACCTTCAAAACAAAAAAGATCAATCCTTTGTCAATATGATCGTAACCATAGCTGATGAGCTTGAACTCGATGTCGTGGCAGAAGGTGTCGAGAACAAAGAGCAGTTGGAATATCTCAAACGTATGAAGTGTGAGCAGTACCAGGGATACTACTGTTCAAAACCATTGCCTGCCAAAGAGTTTGAAGCTCTTTTTCTCGATCATACCTGTCACTAA
- a CDS encoding DJ-1 family glyoxalase III yields the protein MSKVLVPLARGFEEIEAVSIIDVLRRGGVDVIIAALSDNMLVQGANGITIQADVEVKDITADELDMVVLPGGWDGTHALADDANVQNLLREMDVKGKNIGAICAAPYALDKAGVLKEKYTCYPSVENEIQTKGYQGDKAMVVEDKNVMTSRGPATALCFGLSIVKKLQGQETYETLRNGLLATYCE from the coding sequence ATGAGTAAAGTTTTAGTGCCATTGGCAAGAGGATTTGAAGAGATAGAAGCTGTGAGCATTATTGACGTGCTGCGTCGTGGAGGTGTGGATGTCATCATCGCTGCACTGAGTGACAATATGCTCGTGCAAGGTGCAAACGGCATCACGATTCAGGCCGATGTAGAAGTAAAAGATATTACAGCAGATGAACTTGATATGGTTGTCCTTCCAGGCGGCTGGGACGGTACGCATGCTTTGGCAGACGATGCAAACGTGCAAAATCTTCTGCGTGAGATGGATGTAAAAGGAAAGAACATCGGTGCTATCTGCGCTGCACCATATGCTCTTGACAAGGCAGGTGTTTTAAAAGAGAAGTATACCTGCTACCCGTCTGTGGAAAATGAGATACAGACAAAGGGATATCAAGGTGATAAAGCAATGGTCGTCGAAGATAAAAATGTCATGACCTCACGCGGACCTGCTACGGCACTCTGTTTTGGATTGAGTATTGTTAAAAAGCTTCAAGGTCAAGAAACCTATGAAACACTCCGAAACGGTTTGTTGGCAACATACTGTGAATAA
- a CDS encoding class I SAM-dependent methyltransferase — translation MTTQEIITLIEKNAAGTTEEFQRLFHGRGGLYEDWRHLTVDSIDNIISVSLYFEEPSEAEFIEKISAFTNKSEKYDTLVVQRRYIKGAPSEVLIGKVPDDLTITENGMRFKLNLLSNKNSYYFPDMKNGRAFIRENAEGKHILNLFSYTCAFSVAAKLGGAKSVVNIDMSKGALKVGMANHSLNNLDPKGTSFLPYNILKSFSNIKRKGPYDIIIIDPPTFQRGSFEASKDYEKIIKKLPQIASDNCLLLACLNSPELDSDFIINMMQKFAPSFQFVKRLENVEEFKSADEARSLKNLVFIRQ, via the coding sequence ATGACTACCCAAGAGATCATCACACTCATTGAAAAAAATGCAGCAGGTACGACTGAAGAATTTCAACGTCTTTTTCATGGACGCGGAGGTTTGTATGAAGACTGGAGACATCTTACCGTTGATTCTATAGACAATATCATAAGTGTTTCATTGTACTTTGAAGAGCCGAGTGAAGCAGAGTTTATAGAGAAAATAAGTGCGTTTACAAACAAGAGTGAAAAATATGACACATTAGTCGTGCAAAGACGATACATCAAAGGCGCACCAAGTGAAGTCCTGATCGGAAAAGTACCCGACGATTTGACAATCACTGAAAACGGTATGCGATTCAAACTCAATCTGCTCTCAAACAAAAACAGCTACTACTTTCCAGATATGAAAAACGGCCGTGCTTTCATTCGTGAGAATGCAGAGGGTAAGCATATCCTCAATCTCTTCTCTTATACCTGCGCCTTTTCAGTGGCGGCAAAACTCGGAGGAGCAAAGAGTGTTGTCAACATCGATATGAGCAAAGGCGCACTCAAAGTCGGCATGGCAAACCATTCACTCAATAATTTAGACCCAAAAGGAACAAGTTTCCTGCCGTATAACATTTTGAAATCATTTTCAAACATTAAAAGAAAAGGGCCGTATGATATCATCATCATCGATCCGCCGACATTTCAAAGAGGCAGCTTTGAAGCAAGTAAAGATTATGAGAAGATCATCAAAAAACTACCGCAGATTGCCAGTGACAACTGTCTTCTTTTAGCCTGTTTGAACTCTCCCGAACTAGACAGCGATTTCATCATCAATATGATGCAGAAATTCGCCCCTAGTTTCCAGTTTGTAAAACGTCTTGAAAATGTAGAAGAGTTCAAAAGTGCAGATGAGGCGAGAAGCCTCAAAAATCTAGTTTTTATTCGTCAGTAA
- the cysS gene encoding cysteine--tRNA ligase, producing the protein MYIYDSVQKKKRKFEPLVEGKATLYVCGPTVYDDAHLGHAKSALVFDLLTRVLRANGYDVIYARNITDIDDKIIKKAIEQKKDIKSITDFYTEAFHNEMAAIGVKRPDIEPKATESLEAMYMMIEELIEHGHAYKTSDGDVYFDTKSDHEYLSLSHRIQEDEQRQERVESSEQKRNSADFALWKSVKDDTITFDSPFGPGRPGWHLECSAMIEKHLAYKEKPFAIDIHGGGADLLFPHHENEAAQTRCATNHELANYWMHNGFVNIEGEKMSKSLGNSFFLKDALREYDGEVLRFYLLSTHYRANFNFNTQDLEASKKRLDRLYRLKKRLFGLTGSEDETAFTKELLNALNDDMNISSALALIDEMIGQANETLDTPGKHKILKRETIANLAFIEKVLGFGVKNPYEYFQFGVDEATKERLNTLIEERNAAKKEKDFERSDKLRDEILTYGVNLMDTPQGTFWEKV; encoded by the coding sequence GTGTATATATATGATTCCGTACAAAAGAAAAAACGTAAGTTCGAGCCGCTTGTAGAAGGCAAAGCCACGCTTTATGTCTGTGGTCCGACAGTCTATGACGATGCCCATCTCGGTCACGCGAAATCCGCCCTTGTTTTTGACCTGCTCACGCGAGTACTGCGTGCAAACGGCTACGATGTCATCTATGCACGCAACATTACGGACATTGACGACAAGATCATCAAAAAAGCCATAGAGCAGAAAAAAGACATCAAAAGCATCACTGATTTCTACACGGAAGCTTTTCACAATGAAATGGCGGCCATCGGTGTCAAACGTCCCGATATTGAGCCAAAGGCAACAGAATCACTTGAAGCGATGTATATGATGATAGAAGAGCTCATAGAACATGGTCATGCTTATAAAACAAGTGACGGTGATGTCTATTTTGACACCAAAAGCGATCATGAATACCTCAGCCTTTCACACAGAATTCAAGAAGATGAGCAGAGACAGGAGAGGGTTGAGAGTTCTGAACAAAAGAGAAATTCTGCCGATTTCGCACTCTGGAAATCCGTCAAAGATGATACGATCACTTTCGATTCTCCTTTTGGTCCGGGACGTCCCGGATGGCACCTTGAATGTTCTGCCATGATAGAAAAGCATCTCGCTTACAAAGAGAAGCCTTTTGCCATCGACATTCACGGCGGCGGAGCAGATCTGCTCTTTCCGCATCATGAAAATGAAGCCGCACAAACACGATGTGCAACAAATCATGAACTCGCGAACTACTGGATGCACAACGGTTTTGTCAACATCGAAGGCGAGAAGATGAGCAAATCGCTCGGCAACAGTTTCTTCCTAAAGGATGCCCTGCGTGAGTATGACGGCGAAGTTCTTAGATTTTATCTCTTAAGTACCCATTACCGTGCAAACTTCAACTTCAATACACAGGACCTCGAAGCTTCCAAAAAACGGCTTGACAGACTCTACCGACTCAAAAAACGTCTTTTTGGATTGACTGGCAGTGAAGATGAGACCGCTTTTACAAAAGAGCTTTTAAACGCACTCAATGATGATATGAACATATCTTCTGCCTTAGCACTTATCGATGAGATGATAGGTCAAGCAAATGAAACACTTGACACTCCAGGAAAACATAAAATTCTTAAACGTGAAACGATTGCAAATCTCGCTTTTATAGAGAAAGTTCTAGGCTTTGGTGTAAAAAACCCTTATGAATACTTCCAATTTGGCGTGGATGAAGCAACGAAAGAGAGATTAAACACTCTCATAGAAGAGAGAAATGCGGCAAAAAAAGAGAAAGACTTTGAACGCTCAGACAAACTGCGCGACGAGATCTTAACTTATGGTGTCAACCTGATGGATACGCCACAGGGAACTTTTTGGGAGAAGGTGTAG